A window of the Desulfovibrio sp. UIB00 genome harbors these coding sequences:
- the selA gene encoding L-seryl-tRNA(Sec) selenium transferase: MQNLFRAIPAVDASIAALHRADAALGDSQQTPHALLRDLVVAYWDIRRDDIRAGRCTTPEDLHLERQLPGLLAFVQRGLRPRFQSALNATGVVVHTNMGRSVLAEEAREAVLRAATGYCNLELNLATGGRGSRHALVEELICRVTGAEAALVVNNNAAAVLLVLDTFCKGGEVIVSRGELVEIGGSFRIPEVMEKSGATLREVGATNRTHLRDYRAAINENTRALMRVHTSNYRIVGFHAAVALPELAELAREHNLPLIEDLGSGSLMDFSSCGLPNEPTVPEVLSQGADIATFSGDKVLGGPQAGIITGRKSMVEKLKSNPLTRALRCDKLCLSALEATLRLYLDPEKARKSVPTLRMITCPPDELAKAARNLANRLRKGLNADSTLCEVGLREDVSRVGGGAFPQYDLPTTLVRLRPTACSPTALKAALLETVPPLIGRLEGDAFCLDPRTLDVKEYPEVLRVLRQALNAANPQQA; the protein is encoded by the coding sequence ATGCAAAATCTTTTTCGCGCCATTCCCGCCGTAGACGCCAGCATTGCCGCGCTGCACCGCGCGGATGCCGCACTGGGCGACAGCCAGCAAACGCCGCACGCGCTGCTGCGCGATCTTGTGGTCGCCTATTGGGATATTCGGCGGGATGACATCCGCGCCGGGCGCTGCACCACCCCCGAAGACCTGCACCTTGAACGCCAGCTGCCAGGCCTGCTGGCCTTTGTGCAGCGAGGGCTGCGGCCCCGTTTCCAATCGGCGCTCAACGCCACGGGCGTTGTGGTGCATACCAACATGGGGCGCTCCGTACTGGCCGAAGAAGCCCGAGAAGCCGTGCTGCGGGCAGCTACCGGCTACTGCAATCTGGAACTGAATCTCGCCACAGGTGGCCGGGGCAGCCGTCACGCACTGGTGGAAGAACTCATTTGCCGCGTCACCGGGGCCGAGGCGGCCCTTGTGGTCAATAACAATGCCGCCGCCGTGCTGCTGGTGCTCGACACCTTCTGCAAGGGCGGCGAGGTTATTGTTTCACGCGGCGAGCTGGTGGAAATAGGCGGCAGCTTCCGCATTCCAGAAGTAATGGAAAAAAGCGGGGCCACCCTGCGCGAGGTGGGGGCCACCAACCGCACACACCTTCGCGATTACCGCGCCGCCATCAACGAAAACACGCGCGCGCTCATGCGCGTGCACACGTCCAACTACCGGATTGTGGGCTTTCATGCCGCCGTGGCCCTGCCCGAACTGGCAGAACTGGCTCGCGAGCACAACCTGCCGCTCATTGAAGACCTCGGCAGCGGCAGTCTTATGGATTTTTCTTCCTGCGGCCTTCCCAACGAACCCACCGTGCCGGAAGTACTCTCGCAGGGCGCGGATATCGCGACTTTTTCGGGTGACAAGGTGCTTGGCGGCCCTCAGGCTGGCATCATCACCGGGCGCAAGAGCATGGTGGAAAAACTCAAAAGCAATCCGCTCACGCGGGCGCTGCGCTGCGACAAGCTGTGCCTCTCCGCTCTTGAGGCCACCCTGCGCCTGTACCTTGACCCGGAAAAAGCCCGCAAAAGCGTACCGACCCTGCGCATGATAACCTGCCCCCCCGATGAACTTGCCAAGGCAGCCCGCAATCTGGCAAACCGCCTGCGCAAGGGGCTTAATGCAGACAGCACCCTGTGCGAGGTAGGCTTGCGCGAGGATGTGTCGCGCGTGGGCGGCGGCGCGTTTCCGCAATACGACCTGCCCACGACCCTTGTACGGCTCAGGCCTACGGCATGCAGCCCCACGGCCCTCAAGGCTGCCCTGCTTGAGACGGTTCCCCCGCTCATTGGGCGGCTGGAAGGCGATGCCTTCTGCCTTGACCCGCGCACACTTGATGTCAAAGAATACCCCGAGGTACTACGCGTTCTGCGTCAGGCGCTGAACGCTGCAAACCCTCAACAGGCATAA